The Leptospirales bacterium sequence ATGCGGCCCAGCCGCCAATCGGCAGAAGCTTGAGCAGCTGTTGCGCCGCATAGCGCAGCCCGCCGGCGGTCAGCAAGTTGACGCCAATCGCCGAGAGGTATTCGTGAGCCGTTTCCTTGCTGACCGGCCGACAGGAGAGTCCGCCGATCATAGCTATCATCAACATCTGCATCGGCGCCAGAACCAGAAAGTCAGAGAGCGGCAGGGGCGATGCGCCGACTCCCGACGCAATCACCGCAAAGCGTTTGATCAAGCTGCTGGAGATACGGCGCAATTGTTCTCTGCGGCGCAGCGCCTGGTAATAGTCCAGCAGGGCGGCCTCCGGCAAGCGTGCGCCGATAAAGTCGGCCAGGACATCAATGTTCCAGTTTTCTCCGGGCAATGAGCAAACGGCAATCACTGCCGGTCGCTCCCGTTCAGGGCCGGCCAGGCCGCGATAGGGCGCAGCGGCGTCGAGCGCCACGGCGTGCATCCCAAGCGCCTCGCCGGTCAGATACTGCAGCGCCTCATGGATCAGCGCTGCTTTGTGGGCGCTCTTTTCCGGCGGCCAGTCGCGCGGATTGCCAAGCGTATCCGCCTTATTAACGACAACTACCACCGGCGTTTGCAGGCCGCTATCGCGTTGCAAGGCATCGACCATTTCCGCCATGACCGTCAGGTCCATGGCCAGATTGCGGATTTCGGGGGCGCTGATTACATGCAGAATGACGTCCGGCTTGTGGCGCAGCAGATCCTCGCGCAGGGCCCGCAAGGCATCGTCGACGGGGGCGCCATCGGGTCGCGTTGTCTCAAAGATACCGCGCGAGTCGATTACCTGCCATGCTGAAAACGGTTCTTGAAAGCTGATCAGATAGGGGATGGATTCCGGCGTCGTAGGCTTCACATCGCCAACCGGGGCCACATTGCGCCCGGACAGAGCGTTGATCAGCGATGACTTGCCGTGTCCGGACCGACCGGCGAGGAAAAGCGAAGGCGGTCGACTCTCGGTGATCAGGCGCCGAATTTCATCCAGCGCCGGCCCCATAACGGTGCGCTTCAAAAATTGACGGGCATCGACTGGCAGGAAGCCGGATACGGAATCGAAGAATTCGTCGATACTGTCCAGCAGTTCGCGCGTCCGGTTGCGGTCAATCGCCATGCCTTTCCCCGATGGTTAAGTTTTCTAAAGTTTAGCAAGAAATCAACGGCCCTGCAGCTCTTGCGCCAGATTGCGCACTGATTGCGACTCGCGCACGGCGGCATACAGCGGATCGTAGAGGATTAAGGCGCCAGCCGCGCGGCGAATGGCCCGGCAACGTCGTTCCAGCGCCGACCGTTCGGCGCAAGTCGCGCCCAATCGCGCTTGAAATTCTTGCAGCTGCGCGCCAAAGGCCGCGGCATTGCCGCTCTGTGCAGCGTTGGTCGCTTTCTCCCAGCTTTCAGTCAGCGGATTGCGAATCGCTCCCTGACCGTGCAGCATATGAAACTCAATGTCCCACAGCGCCGCAAAGGCGTGGCTGCGTGCTCGATTGCTGAGTTGTTCGCCGGCGGCGCTGGCCGATGCTGGCGGCTGTTGTGCAAGAAAGCCGCGGTAGTCGGCGATGCCGCTCAGGCACTGTTCAAAAAAGGGCTGGGCGAAGACGGTGCGCGGCGCGGGCGTTCCGCCAGCTTGCGCTGCAGCGCTGGCGGCGCGCAATTCGCCAAGCGCCGCGCCCGGTGCGTTTCCGCGACAGAACTGCACCGCCCTGGCCATAGCGCGCAGATACTCCGAATCGGTTGACGGTTCATGGGGCTGCAAGGCCTGGATGGCGGCGTCATAGATCGGCGCCGGTCGCAAGCGCTGCGCTCGCCGGTAGGCTTCCAGCGCTTCCTCGCGACGGCCTTCGAGTTCCAGCAGCGTCCCGAGGTTGTAGCAGCTTGCGTCTTGCAGATCTGCGTTCCAGGAGCAGCCATTTCGCAGGAGCTTGAGCGCCGCTTCGGTATCGCGCGGCGACTTCCAGTAAAGATTGATAGCCTCATCGTAAAGATCGTAGTAGGGGCGTTCAGACCAGAGCGCGCGGCAGGCGGGGAGGGCAAAAGATATGGACAGAAAAAGCCCGACCATCGCCCAATCCCTCATGCCATTCTGGCGACTGCGCCGCCGCTGCCGCCCCCTGGATCGACCTTCCTTCATGAAACGAACCCTCTTGCGCTTCGTACTGCGCCAAAGTTTGACCCTCTTCACAATCTCCGCGTTGTTTGCCGCCGCTTGCAAGGGCTCGGCGGACAGCGGGGCGCCGGGCTCCTTTGGTCGCGACGCTTTTTATCGATCGGTGGATTACGCAGTCGAGAACTATATCGATCCGGATGGCATCGATCAGTCGCGCTGCTATGTCAATGCCGCCGACATGGCGCTGCGCTCTCTTCCCTATAGTCTCACCCTGATGACCCGGGAATTTTATGAAAAGCGCGCTCAGTTTATCGAGGCCGATCGCATACCGCCGGGCCGCGCGCTGCAGATTGAGGGCCAGGACCAGTTCGTCATTTTTGTGCCTGACTATTCCGGGTGGAAAGAACGTCGCGATCGCATTCAGTCCCAGGATGAAGAGCGTTACCGGCGCATGAGTCAGAGCGATCGCCGCGCGGAATTCCTTCGACAGCGCCAGCAGGATGAAGAGCTGCGCAAGTTTACGGAGGCCAGCTGGAAGCGCGTCGATTTCAGCAAGAACGACTTTGAACGCGTAGTCGCATGGATTGAAAAGAATCTGTCTTCTTACTCGGCTGCGCCAGCAGGTATGCAGGCGCCGGAAGAAGAGGAGGGGGAGGCCGGCGCCGCGGGCCAGGAAAGGCCTTCCTTTGGCATGAACGTCGTCTATTTTGCGGCCGCCAATGGCTTCGTCGAAGCCATGGATCCGCACAGCGCCGTAATTGATCAAGGCAGCTGGGACAAGATGCGCACCGAAGCGGAAGATTCCAGCTTCGAAGGCATTGGCGCCTTGCTGCGCGGCGGCGGTCGCGAGGATGTGATCGTCGAGACGCCCTTGCCGGGCAGTCCCGCTCTGCAGGCCGGGTTGCGCGCCGGCGATATCATCCGCAAGGTCGATGGTCAATCGATTGCAACGCTGTCGCTGGGCGCCGTCGTCAAGCGTATCCGCGGTCCCAAACAGACGATGGTGACTCTGGAGGTGAACCGAGCCACGGAACTGAAAACGCTTTCCATTCGTATTACGCGCGATGTGATCCACCAGACAGCCGTCTCCTCGCGATTGTTGAGCGCCCAGAATACTGACGCGCGCTTGCTGGGCGGACGCAAGATCGGCTACATCAAAATCGCCAGCTTCCTCTATGCCCAGAACAACACCTCGCGCCTGATTCGAAACGAGTACCAGAAATTGATTCAGGAGGCCGGCGGCCGCCTGGACGGACTGGTGCTTGATTTGCGCGGCAATCCGGGCGGCTACCTGGAAGAAGCGGTGGATGTGGCCGGCCTCTTTCTGCCGCGTGGGAGCGTCGTCGTGCGCGTGCGCGATGCCAGCGGCGAAGTGCAAGAGGACAAGAGTTCGGCGCAGCCAGTGACGCCGGCGGACCTGCCGATTGTAACGCTGATCAACGCCGGATCGGCCTCGGCCAGCGAAATCGTCGCTTCGGCGCTGCTCGATCACAAGCGTTCGCTGATTCTGGGCGAACGGAGCTTCGGCAAGGCTACGGTGCAGGGCGTCCATCCGCTGCGCGGCGGCGCCATGCTAAAGTTGACAACCGCCCGCTACTACGCTCCTAACGGATACACGGTGCAAGTTTACGGCGTACTTCCGGATATCGAGCTTTCCGACGAAGCCGACGGCTCTTTCCCGCCGCGCTGGCGCGAAGAGGATATGTGGAAACACCTGCCGGAGCTGGAGTCGCGTCCGGCAGACGGCAGCCGCACCGGCTGGATCGATCGGCTCAAGGCACTGGCCAACTCAGCGGCGGCAGAGAGCTATTTGCGCTTGCATCAAGCCGACGCCTTAAAGCCAGATCACATGCTGATTCGAGCGCTGCCCTACCTGGTTGCTCTGGGCCAGTCGCCCGCGCCCTGAAATAGATTCCACTGCTCGCTGCTATGGCTGCAAGAATAGATGTCGACTTCTTGATCATAGGCAGCGGGGTTTCGGGGCTCTATGCGGCCTATCTGCTGGCCGACCTGGGCGAAACTCTGGTCCTGACCAAGGCGCGCATGGATGAGGCCAGCACCAGTCTGGCGCAGGGCGGCATTGCTTCGGTGATTGCCGCTACGGACAGCATTGAAAAGCACATCCAGGATACCCTTGATGCCGGCGCCGGACTTTGCGATCCGGCGGCCGTACGCTGTTTGGTAGCGGAGGGTCCGGAGCACGTGCGTCGACTGGTAGAAATGGGCGCCAACTTTCGACGCACAGCGCAAGGCGAACTGGACCTTGGTCGCGAGGGCGGGCACAGCGAAAATCGCATTGTCCATGCTGATGACCTCACCGGGCGCGAGGTGGAACGTACGTTGCTGGCGGCGGTGCGCGAACGTGGCGTGGAGATTCGCGAGTACGTCAGCGCGGTGGAATTGATTACGCGCTATCATCTCAAGGACTCGCGGGTCCTGGGTCGACGCGCCGGCACCTCGACTGGCGATGCTGTGGCAACGCCGGAAGGCGCGCCGCGCTGTTTTGGCGCCTATGTTTACGATCGACACAGCTGGGATGTTACCATTGTACGCGCGCGCGCTGTGATTCTGGCCACCGGCGGCGCCGCCCAGGTCTATCTGCACAATACCAACCCGGAGGTTGCCACCGGCGATGGCGTCGCTCTGGCTTACCGCGCCGGCGCCGAGATCGCCAATATGGAATTCTATCAGTTTCATCCTACGGCGCTCTACGAACCCGGCGCCTCGCGGCCCTTCTTGATCAGCGAGGCGCTGCGTGGATATGGCGCCCGCCTGCTTGGACCGGACCTGCGTCCGTTTATGGAGCGCTACGATCCGCGCGCCGAACTGGCGCCTCGCGATATTGTGGCGCGCGCTATCGACGCGGAACTGAAGCGAACGGGCGCGCGTCATGTCTGGCTGGATGCCAGCGGCAAGGGCCGCGAGCAGTTGATGGGCAGTTTCCCCACCATCTTTGCCCATTGCCTGGACCGTGGAATGGATATCTCACGCGATCCCATTCCGGTTGTGCCGGCGGCCCACTACATGTGCGGCGGAGTGCGCACCGACCTGCATGGGCAGACCTGCATTGAGGGGCTCTACGTGACCGGCGAGGCAGCCTGCACCGGCGTCCACGGCGGCAACCGTCTGGCCTCCAACAGTCTGCTGGAGGGCCTGGTCTTTTCGTGGCGTATTGCCGATTGCCTGAAACAGTCGCCGCCGCCAGCCGTGAACCAAATCGAAATCAAGGAGTGGCAGAAGGAGGGACTTGCCAACGCCGAGGAATGGATTCTGGTGCAGCACGACTTCGAAGAAATCAAGAAGGTGATGTGGGACTATGTTGGAATCGTGCGATCCGATCTGCGCCTCAATCGCGCCCTGCGACGCGTCCATCTGCTGCATGCCGAAATAGAAGACTTCTATCGGCGCACAGTAATTCAGAATAAGATCCTCGAATTGCGCAACCTGGCCCTGACGGCGCGCTTGATTGTGCAATCGGCGATGGCGCGCAAGGAAAGCCGCGGACTGCATTACAGCACCGACTATCCGGAGAGCCGCGCGCCTTCGCGGCAGGATACAGTGCTACAACGTCGCAGCGCTGAGATATAGCAGGCCAAAAGGAATATGTCCACGGCGGCCAGTGCGAGCGTCTCAAAGAACGCCGCTCATCGGCCTCAGCCCATTCGCGAAGCTACCATTACAATGCCCGCTGCAATCAGCACAATACCCGCAGTCTGCAGCATATCAATCTGCTCTCTTAGAAAGAAGTAAGAGGCGATAGTGATAATTGCCAGACCGCCGCCGGTCATGATCGGATAGGCAACGCTGATGCGAATCGCGCGCAGGGCCAGAAAATAGAATGCTACATTGGAAGCAAAGAGGATCAGCCCCAGAACCAGCGGAAGGTTGCTGAGCAAAGCCAGGCCCTTGTCGAGCAGCGACAGACCCTCGAGCGAGGACACGCGGCCGGCGCCAACCTTCAAAAGTATGTTTGCTGTGGCATTGAAAACCAGAGCCGTAATGAGAAAAACGATGCTGAGCGACATGATGATTCTTGCAAATGGGCCGGCCATTGCGCCGCGGTCGAGCTTTTTCGGTCAATTTGTCCCGAACTCTCAGTTGTGTTTTTTGCTGTAAGATCTGTATTCTGGGCTCTCAAAGTAAGCAAAGGGACGACCGTCGCGCAGGCAGACAAAAGTAATCTGGCAGGCGATGACTTCTCGTCGTTGGTCGAGTCCCGCTTCATGCACAAGGGCGCGCGTTTCGACAGTGATTGACGAACGGCCGACCTTTTGCACGCGGCTGTAGAGAGCGACGGCGTCTCCGCGACGCGCCGGGCTGCGGAAGTTTACATTGTCCATATGTACAGTAACGAAGTCCTGGTAGCCAATGCGATCCATCACATAGAGCGCCGAGCCCTCATCCAGCCAGGCAAGCATTACTCCGCCAAACAAATTGCCAAAGGCGTTGAGATGACGTTCCATGACCAGGTGTCGGGTGACGACATCGTAGCCGTCAAGTTCAGTAGAATCAGCGGGAAGGTGTGACATGGCTTTCGTAGATTTCCACTGTGGGCCAGGCATGGCGCAACGTCCAGTCGCTTCGCTGGCGAAGCCAGTCGCGCTCTGGCGGCCAAGGCCCGCTTTGTACAAGAATCAAACGCTGCAGGGCTTTCAGATTCTGGTAGAATGCTGTGCGATCCGGCGCATTGTCAGTGGCATGAATCGAGTCGGTGCTGATGATAATTCGTTCGCGGCGCAGATGCAGCGGTAGTTCGCCCTCA is a genomic window containing:
- a CDS encoding tetratricopeptide repeat protein — encoded protein: MKEGRSRGRQRRRSRQNGMRDWAMVGLFLSISFALPACRALWSERPYYDLYDEAINLYWKSPRDTEAALKLLRNGCSWNADLQDASCYNLGTLLELEGRREEALEAYRRAQRLRPAPIYDAAIQALQPHEPSTDSEYLRAMARAVQFCRGNAPGAALGELRAASAAAQAGGTPAPRTVFAQPFFEQCLSGIADYRGFLAQQPPASASAAGEQLSNRARSHAFAALWDIEFHMLHGQGAIRNPLTESWEKATNAAQSGNAAAFGAQLQEFQARLGATCAERSALERRCRAIRRAAGALILYDPLYAAVRESQSVRNLAQELQGR
- a CDS encoding S41 family peptidase, coding for MKRTLLRFVLRQSLTLFTISALFAAACKGSADSGAPGSFGRDAFYRSVDYAVENYIDPDGIDQSRCYVNAADMALRSLPYSLTLMTREFYEKRAQFIEADRIPPGRALQIEGQDQFVIFVPDYSGWKERRDRIQSQDEERYRRMSQSDRRAEFLRQRQQDEELRKFTEASWKRVDFSKNDFERVVAWIEKNLSSYSAAPAGMQAPEEEEGEAGAAGQERPSFGMNVVYFAAANGFVEAMDPHSAVIDQGSWDKMRTEAEDSSFEGIGALLRGGGREDVIVETPLPGSPALQAGLRAGDIIRKVDGQSIATLSLGAVVKRIRGPKQTMVTLEVNRATELKTLSIRITRDVIHQTAVSSRLLSAQNTDARLLGGRKIGYIKIASFLYAQNNTSRLIRNEYQKLIQEAGGRLDGLVLDLRGNPGGYLEEAVDVAGLFLPRGSVVVRVRDASGEVQEDKSSAQPVTPADLPIVTLINAGSASASEIVASALLDHKRSLILGERSFGKATVQGVHPLRGGAMLKLTTARYYAPNGYTVQVYGVLPDIELSDEADGSFPPRWREEDMWKHLPELESRPADGSRTGWIDRLKALANSAAAESYLRLHQADALKPDHMLIRALPYLVALGQSPAP
- the nadB gene encoding L-aspartate oxidase; the protein is MAARIDVDFLIIGSGVSGLYAAYLLADLGETLVLTKARMDEASTSLAQGGIASVIAATDSIEKHIQDTLDAGAGLCDPAAVRCLVAEGPEHVRRLVEMGANFRRTAQGELDLGREGGHSENRIVHADDLTGREVERTLLAAVRERGVEIREYVSAVELITRYHLKDSRVLGRRAGTSTGDAVATPEGAPRCFGAYVYDRHSWDVTIVRARAVILATGGAAQVYLHNTNPEVATGDGVALAYRAGAEIANMEFYQFHPTALYEPGASRPFLISEALRGYGARLLGPDLRPFMERYDPRAELAPRDIVARAIDAELKRTGARHVWLDASGKGREQLMGSFPTIFAHCLDRGMDISRDPIPVVPAAHYMCGGVRTDLHGQTCIEGLYVTGEAACTGVHGGNRLASNSLLEGLVFSWRIADCLKQSPPPAVNQIEIKEWQKEGLANAEEWILVQHDFEEIKKVMWDYVGIVRSDLRLNRALRRVHLLHAEIEDFYRRTVIQNKILELRNLALTARLIVQSAMARKESRGLHYSTDYPESRAPSRQDTVLQRRSAEI
- a CDS encoding acyl-CoA thioesterase, whose protein sequence is MSHLPADSTELDGYDVVTRHLVMERHLNAFGNLFGGVMLAWLDEGSALYVMDRIGYQDFVTVHMDNVNFRSPARRGDAVALYSRVQKVGRSSITVETRALVHEAGLDQRREVIACQITFVCLRDGRPFAYFESPEYRSYSKKHN
- a CDS encoding GTP-binding DUF697 domain-containing protein, producing MAIDRNRTRELLDSIDEFFDSVSGFLPVDARQFLKRTVMGPALDEIRRLITESRPPSLFLAGRSGHGKSSLINALSGRNVAPVGDVKPTTPESIPYLISFQEPFSAWQVIDSRGIFETTRPDGAPVDDALRALREDLLRHKPDVILHVISAPEIRNLAMDLTVMAEMVDALQRDSGLQTPVVVVVNKADTLGNPRDWPPEKSAHKAALIHEALQYLTGEALGMHAVALDAAAPYRGLAGPERERPAVIAVCSLPGENWNIDVLADFIGARLPEAALLDYYQALRRREQLRRISSSLIKRFAVIASGVGASPLPLSDFLVLAPMQMLMIAMIGGLSCRPVSKETAHEYLSAIGVNLLTAGGLRYAAQQLLKLLPIGGWAASGSIAASGTFALGKAAEAYFFSGELKQPEQFRELWTEKASGQA